The following proteins come from a genomic window of Ignavibacteriales bacterium:
- a CDS encoding VOC family protein gives MVINQGISVHMEQSIGAVTFVVKDYDEAIEYFTKKLQFDLIEDFQLSEVKRWVLVSPKGSGGTSLLLAKASDQEQDKSVGNQTGGRVAFFLHTDDFGRDYTKMKGMGVNFLEEPREESYGKVVIFQDLYGNKWDFIQYYKSG, from the coding sequence TTGGTAATTAATCAAGGAATAAGTGTGCATATGGAACAATCAATCGGCGCGGTTACTTTTGTTGTTAAAGATTACGATGAAGCGATTGAATATTTTACAAAAAAACTTCAGTTCGATTTAATTGAGGATTTTCAATTAAGCGAAGTTAAAAGATGGGTTTTAGTTTCTCCTAAAGGAAGCGGCGGAACTTCCTTACTTCTTGCGAAGGCATCAGACCAAGAGCAGGATAAATCGGTCGGGAATCAGACCGGCGGGCGTGTTGCATTCTTTCTTCATACAGATGATTTCGGACGGGATTATACGAAGATGAAAGGTATGGGTGTAAATTTTCTTGAAGAACCGAGAGAAGAATCTTACGGCAAAGTTGTAATCTTTCAAGATCTATACGGTAATAAATGGGATTTTATTCAGTATTATAAATCGGGTTAA